A genomic window from Anticarsia gemmatalis isolate Benzon Research Colony breed Stoneville strain chromosome 24, ilAntGemm2 primary, whole genome shotgun sequence includes:
- the LOC142983674 gene encoding uncharacterized protein LOC142983674, producing MKRTIVLLLFAACQALPAQDTSHSDNDIDGLTDCLRKESTTCLKYKFFSFVDKMIGQKESFSLTDSVTVVKSSEIPTDTGAPRSLDPVSRLKNYFETHSLRVEVKGSDVIDAVSSAGRALEDTVSSFTEDNEVSEGRGKKKKAAKILGPIMAALALKMMALMPLAIGAIALIAGKALLIGKLALVLSAIIGLKKLLSQQKHVTYEVIAHPHHTSSHDYSGTSGYGGDSSGGYSSSGSGGGGHGGGWGRSLEAQNLAYRAQKP from the coding sequence ATGAAACGGACGATTGTGTTGTTACTCTTCGCGGCGTGTCAAGCCCTCCCCGCGCAAGATACCTCGCACTCAGACAACGATATCGACGGATTAACCGACTGTCTCCGCAAGGAATCCACGACATGCCTCAAGTACAAATTCTTTTCTTTCGTCGACAAGATGATTGGACAAAAGGAATCATTCTCCCTCACCGATAGTGTCACGGTTGTCAAATCTTCGGAAATACCAACGGATACTGGAGCACCTAGATCCTTAGATCCCGTTTCAAGATTGAAGAACTACTTCGAAACTCATTCTTTGAGAGTGGAGGTCAAAGGATCTGATGTGATTGATGCCGTATCAAGTGCTGGACGAGCTTTGGAAGACACCGTATCCTCGTTCACAGAAGACAATGAAGTCAGTGAAGGCAGAGGGAAGAAGAAGAAAGCTGCGAAGATACTTGGACCAATTATGGCCGCTTTGGCCTTGAAAATGATGGCATTGATGCCTTTAGCGATCGGAGCTATCGCTTTGATTGCAGGAAAAGCTTTGTTGATCGGAAAACTAGCGTTAGTTTTGTCAGCGATCATTGGATTGAAGAAGTTATTGTCGCAGCAGAAGCATGTCACTTATGAGGTGATCGCTCATCCGCATCATACTTCGAGTCATGATTACAGTGGAACGAGTGGATATGGAGGTGACTCTTCGGGAGGGTACAGTAGCAGTGGTAGCGGCGGGGGCGGCCACGGTGGAGGCTGGGGCAGATCGCTCGAAGCTCAAAACTTGGCGTATCGAGCACAGAAACCTTAG
- the Osi5 gene encoding osiris 5 yields the protein MYRTIVILATLYGATIGSLLDGDIDLAEGVKLVKINSNSIEDEGRSFGDNSPLTRMAKFLEGHELHVKLPNLIEKERVTQYLADSLKFVDSSYKENAVSGRGKGGGGGGVALIGLMFAKALGAMGIGGLGLLTMKALAVSALALMLSAIVGVKKLASHDGHDDHQVIYAGHGHHRRRRDVTPLPYRGWTHYDTE from the exons ATGTATCGAACTATAGTTATCTTAGCCACCTTATACGGGGCTACTATTGGTTCTTTACTCGACGGTGATATAGATCTCGCAGAAGGAGTGAAACTCGTGAAAATCAATTCGAATTCTATCGAAGATGAAGGAAGATCTTTCGGCGATAACTCACCTTTGACTCGCATGGCTAAATTCTTGGAAGGACACGAGTTACACGTCAAGTTACCTAATTTGATTGAAAAGGAACGTGTAACGCAGTATCTGGCTGATTCGTTGAAGTTTGTTGATAGCAGTTACAAGGAAAATGCAG TGTCTGGCAGAGGAAaaggcggcggcggtggcggtgTCGCGCTGATTGGTCTGATGTTCGCTAAAGCACTTGGAGCCATGGGTATCGGAGGTCTTGGTCTTCTCACTATGAAG GCTTTAGCGGTATCAGCATTAGCTCTAATGCTGTCAGCCATTGTTGGTGTAAAGAAACTAGCCTCCCACGACGGTCACGATGACCACCAAGTCATCTACGCAGGTCACGGACATCACAGACGAAGACGTGACGTCACTCCGTTACCTTACAGGGGATGGACGCACTACGATACAGAGTAG